In Eleutherodactylus coqui strain aEleCoq1 chromosome 4, aEleCoq1.hap1, whole genome shotgun sequence, the following are encoded in one genomic region:
- the LOC136626504 gene encoding fibrinogen-like protein 1-like protein, producing the protein MGILHYMWILVLVCTVSTRHGHRKPRNDDEEQPENLPKDCSEIPRYKDSGVYIIRPSGLHPLVVYCDMTTESGGWIVIQRNSFNSEITWDESWTTYKYGFGNVEKDYWLGLEYLHHITKQKVYQVRFVILDNSKEEKYADYNLFSVEDEANGYRVRLGSYRGTAGDAMSSIQAGTTHDNMKFTSKDKDQDIYGSNCATSYGGAWWYAACFASKLNNKNAIHWQGLCSGNCQGSTVMIRPADYCVYL; encoded by the exons ATGG GGATATTACATTACATGTGGATATTAGTTTTGGTCTGCACCGTCTCGACACGTCATGGGCATCGAAAACCAAGAAATGATGATGAAGAGCAGCCTGAAA ATTTACCAAAAGACTGCAGTGAAATCCCACGGTACAAAGACAGCGGAGTCTACATTATACGTCCCTCAGGCTTGCACCCATTGGTTGTGTACTGTGACATGACTACAGAGAGTGGCGGCTGGATTGTCATTCAACGTAATAGCTTCAACTCCGAGATCACCTGGGATGAATCCTGGACCACCTATAAATATGGCTTTGGGAATGTGGAGAAGGACTACTGGTTGGGTTTAGAGTATCTCCATCACATTACTAAACAGAAAGTCTATCAGGTGCGGTTTGTGATTCTTGACAAtagcaaggaagaaaaatatgctgATTACAACCTCTTCAGTGTAGAAGATGAGGCTAATGGCTACAGAGTTAGACTGGGCAGCTACAGAGGTACAGCAGGAGATGCCATGTCTTCAATTCAGGCAGGAACCACCCATGACAACATGAAGTTCACATCCAAGGACAAAGACCAAGATATTTATGGTTCCAACTGTGCAACCAGCTATGGTGGTGCATGGTGGTATGCTGCCTGCTTTGCTTCCAAGCTTAACAACAAAAATGCTATTCATTGGCAAGGACTTTGTAGTGGAAATTGCCAAGGATCGACGGTAATGATCCGCCCAGCAGATTATTGTGTCTATCTATAA
- the LOC136626502 gene encoding fibrinogen-like protein 1-like protein produces the protein MTTESGGWIVIQHNSFNSEITWDESWTTYKYGFGNVEKDYWLGVEYLHHITKQKVYQVRFVILDSNNEEKYADYNLFSVENEANGYRLRLGSYSGTAGDAMSSIQAGTTHDNMKFTSKDKDQDIYSANCAASYGGAWWYAACFASKLNNKNGIQWYGLCSGNCKASTVMIRPADYCIY, from the coding sequence ATGACTACAGAGAGTGGTGGCTGGATTGTCATTCAACATAATAGCTTCAACTCCGAGATCACCTGGGATGAATCCTGGACCACCTATAAATATGGCTTTGGGAATGTGGAGAAGGACTACTGGTTGGGCGTAGAGTATCTCCATCACATTACTAAGCAGAAAGTCTATCAGGTGCGGTTTGTGATTCTGGACAGTaataatgaagaaaaatatgctgATTACAACCTGTTCAGTGTAGAAAATGAGGCTAATGGCTATAGATTGAGACTGGGCAGCTACAGCGGTACAGCAGGAGATGCCATGTCTTCAATTCAGGCAGGAACCACCCATGACAACATGAAGTTCACATCCAAGGACAAAGACCAAGATATTTACTCTGCGAACTGTGCAGCCAGCTATGGGGGTGCATGGTGGTATGCTGCCTGCTTTGCTTCCAAGCTCAACAACAAAAATGGTATTCAATGGTATGGACTGTGTTCTGGTAACTGCAAAGCATCCACGGTAATGATTCGACCAGCTGATTACTGCATATACTAA